The sequence AGATGAAATATATCTCCGGCGGCAGCGAGATCGGTTTGAAAGTCTTTTGAATCCAGCACAAAAGAAACCCCAGAACACATCCCAGAATTGTGCCAACGACCCCCGAGACCAGCCCTTCGAACAGGAAGATCCTCATGATCGAGGCTGAGGTTGCTCCCATCGATTTCAAAATGCCGATCTCTTTTCTTTTCTCTATTACGATCATTATCAGAGTGCTGATGATATTAAATGCAGCCACAGCTACAATCAGGCTTAAGACTATGAACATAGCATATTTTTCCAGAGCCATCCAGGAGAAAAGATTTTTGTGCAGGTGCATCCAATCAGTTGCATAAAAGCTCGGACCCAATTTTGAATCAAACTCTTTTGCCACCTTTTCCGCTTTATAGAAGTTGGAGATTTTTACCTGCAGTCCGGTCACTGAGCTTCCCGAACTCAAAATTTTCTGTGCAGACCCGAGGGAAACATAAGCCAGGTTGGAATCATATTCATACATTCCGGTCTCAAAAATCCCCACCACTTTGAACTTGGTTGCCTTAGGAGAAAGGAAACCTGCAGAAACGGTTTCCCGGTTTATGGAAAAAAGTATGACCTCATCCCCGATCTTCACCCTTAACCTATCAGCTAAGGTTCCACCCAACACGATGCCAGGTAACTCGCCTTCTTTCTCTTTTAAATCAAAAGACCCGGCAATTAAGTCATTCTCGATCTCAGTAACGTTTCTTTCCTGTTCCGGGTCAATGCCCCGGATGACAATCCCGTCCGAGCTTTCCTTTGAAGCTATGGCAGCTTTAAAGTAGATGAAAGGTGCTACTCCCATAACCTGTGGA comes from Candidatus Zixiibacteriota bacterium and encodes:
- a CDS encoding FtsX-like permease family protein, with amino-acid sequence VRSRIIGTTAHVTVLSSEEEGIQDYQKLVPSIKSNPQVMGVAPFIYFKAAIASKESSDGIVIRGIDPEQERNVTEIENDLIAGSFDLKEKEGELPGIVLGGTLADRLRVKIGDEVILFSINRETVSAGFLSPKATKFKVVGIFETGMYEYDSNLAYVSLGSAQKILSSGSSVTGLQVKISNFYKAEKVAKEFDSKLGPSFYATDWMHLHKNLFSWMALEKYAMFIVLSLIVAVAAFNIISTLIMIVIEKRKEIGILKSMGATSASIMRIFLFEGLVSGVVGTILGCVLGFLLCWIQKTFKPISLPPEIYFISTLPIDMRLFDFLIVALAAVGITFLATIYPAYRASQMLPVEAIRYE